Proteins from one Megalopta genalis isolate 19385.01 chromosome 1, iyMegGena1_principal, whole genome shotgun sequence genomic window:
- the LOC117221497 gene encoding transmembrane channel-like protein, whose amino-acid sequence MDKTGEDGFKKAEWPSTERSVGILRSNSASRSRSRTSSRTSLSPTNQVEPTSPQPSVDRVSVTFAVADDDDEKQKEIVGKAKPKEKTEDHSDIGDMQRISIAEEEGDEDDYSASACAIMQRRSSSRRQSRRKRRPSSPFSAEAEATLRRRSSVYTISSGETAISVEETGNQEQIFEKLKLHKEVLSGVKQQPWPLRRKIKLVRQAKSYVRRHEGVLQERLAHTRSTKDAIARISLFTTKKWQYCRRELINLQTWLIPWELRIKEIESHFGSAVASYFTFLRWLFWINLVMCTIITAFVMIPEVLTADPNAAGERKIMLREEKIESKHLLILWEFEGIFKYSPFFYGWYTNQDSKSGYRLPLAYFVTNLVIYIYSFVATLRKMAENSRLSKLTEKEDECIFSWKLFTGWDFMIGNPETANNRTASIVLSFKEALLEEAEKEKDERNWKIILMRVFVNTSVMLLLVLSAYVVVELVARSAEELEQPNWWRQNELTVVMTLISYVFPIFFEILGLLESYHPRKQLRVQLARIMLLNLLNLYALIFALFSKINPMKQDLRDLLPTITNCSYKPIECGDEMTKSRQIATLVSLSLILAGNVTSLQHKNETAPLPPNSIKDLYLNPILDEKSLEEIYNVGDYPPLDYTYESYDDTKTNELNGTSFSTETISDSNFTSESVRRNDAFDTTSTIIENNFTSTYSIYSIDEANDTTFGINLNESTSYEQATDSIFNASDAYTTNEDSSISFSSEDDTTFVTETEPIDEYSSAMSTDPESPITTMITEESTEYSPDQETTIVDFNESETSTNEQVIPLAKEDHVVRCFEKICPTTAQDTIILPKVLDLKTRKKLRRLCWETIFGQELAKLTVMDLVWTVVITLSLDFFRAVFVRFMNSFWCWDLEKQFPQYGDFKIAENILHLVYNQGMIWMGMFFSPGLIALNLLKLGILMYLRSWAVLTCNVPHEVIFRASRSNNFYFALLLTMLFLCVLPVGYAIVWVEPSWHCGPFSGYKKIYHLATNQLTNSLPEPIQRCLDYVASPGIVIPLIVLMALIIYYMVSLTGSLREANDDLKIQLRHERTEERRKLFKIVKRREDLADASFLKWKKMLPALSKRSIRVKPPKGEPEVAVPNENSVEIHTRNRSSSEIAELTDVEEDILPHDHVVSPHALESNCRERGVISGRAGIARTLHDSWESQFSECAVIPEIRINEAEGKSEIHRSVSEENHDSSHHTK is encoded by the exons ATGGATAAAACGGGAGAAGATGGCTTTAAGAAAGCAGAGTGGCCATCGACAGAGAGATCTGTTGGGATTTTAAGATCGAACAGTGCCTCGCGATCTAGATCGAGAACATCGTCGAGAACGTCGCTGTCGCCGACGAATCAG GTGGAACCTACGTCCCCGCAGCCGTCGGTCGACCGAGTGTCAGTTACGTTCGCCGTcgctgacgacgacgacgagaaaCAGAAGGAAATCGTCGGCAAAGCGAAGCCAAAGGAGAAAACTGAGGATCATTCGGATATCGGTGACATGCAGAGAATATCCATAGCTG AGGAAGAGGGAGACGAGGATGACTACTCGGCGTCGGCGTGCGCGATCATGCAACGCCGAAGTTCTAGCCGGAGGCAAAGTAGGCGGAAACGACGGCCATCGTCACCTTTCAGCGCTGAAGCGGAAGCCACGCTTCGACGACGATCTTCCGTCTACACCATCAGTTCTGGGGA AACCGCGATTTCGGTAGAAGAGACCGGCAATCAGGAGCAGATATTCGAGAAACTGAAGTTGCACAAAGAAGTGTTGAGCGGTGTTAAACAGCAACCGTGGCCACTTCGTCGGAAGATCAAACTCGTGCGACAggcgaaatcgtatgttcgaAGACACGAAGGAGTTCTTCAGGAACGACTTGCTCATACGAGGAGCACCAAGGACGCGATTGCGCGTATTTCGCTCTTCACGACAAAG AAATGGCAATACTGCCGAAGAGAACTGATCAATCTTCAAACATGGCTAATCCCCTGGGAACTTCGGATCAAGGAGATCGAGTCGCACTTCGGTTCCGCTGTTGCTTCCTATTTCACCTTCCTCCGATGGTTGTTTTGGATCAATCTCGTCATGTGCACCATCATTACTGCCTTCGTGATGATCCCAGAG GTGCTCACCGCGGATCCGAACGCAGCAGGTGAACGGAAGATCATGCTCAGGGAAGAGAAAATTGAATCGAAGCATCTGCTGATTTTATGGGAGTTCGAGGGGATCTTCAAGTATTCGCCGTTCTTTTACGGCTGGTACACCAACCAGGACTCGAAGAGCGGCTACAGACTGCCGCTTGCCTATTTCGTCACTAATTTGGTCATCTACATCTACAGTTTCGTCGCCACATTGCGCAA AATGGCGGAAAATTCGAGACTGAGCAAGCTCACAGAGAAGGAAGACGAATGCATTTTCTCGTGGAAATTGTTCACGGGATGGGACTTCATGATTGGGAATCCAGAAACTGCTAATAATCGAACGGCCAGCATAGTTCTCAGcttcaaggaagcgttactcgAAGAAGCCGAAAAGGAGAAAGATGAAAGAAA TTGGAAAATCATATTGATGAGAGTTTTTGTGAACACGTCCgtgatgttgttgttggtaCTGTCAGCGTACGTCGTGGTGGAACTCGTTGCGCGAAGTGCCGAAGAGTTGGAGCAGCCCAATTGGTGGCGGCAGAATGAACTTACGGTGGTGATGACCCTAATTTCGTACGTGTTCCCGATATTTTTCGAGATACTAGGTTTGCTAGAGAGCTATCATCCTaggaaacagcttcgagtgcaattgGCTCG GATAATGTTGCTGAATTTATTGAATCTTTATGCACTGATATTCGCGCTGTTTAGTAAAATAAATCCAATG AAGCAAGACCTTCGGGACCTACTACCAACAATCACAAATTGCTCGTACAAGCCCATCGAATGCGGTGACGAGATGACAAAGTCGCGACAGATTGCAACTCTAGTGTCCTTAAGTTTAATACTAGCTGGCAATGTTACCAGTTTGCAGCACAAAAATGAAACAG CACCGTTGCCACCGAACTCGATCAAGGACCTATACCTCAACCCTATACTCGACGAAAAGTCGCTCGAAGAGATCTACAACGTCGGTGACTATCCACCATTGGATTACACATACGAGAGCTACGACGATACCAAAACTAATGAACTCAATGGAACTTCGTTTTCCACGGAAACGATCTCTGACAGCAATTTTACATCGGAATCTGTTCGACGAAACGATGCCTTCGACACAACTTCGACCATCATCGAGAACAATTTCACCAGCACTTATTCCATTTACTCGATCGACGAAGCCAACGATACGACGTTCGGTATTAACTTGAACGAATCGACGTCTTACGAGCAAGCGACCGACTCGATTTTTAACGCAAGTGATGCGTATACCACGAACGAAGATTCAAGTATCAGTTTCTCGTCCGAAGATGATACAACGTTTGTAACGGAAACTGAACCGATCGACGAGTACTCGAGTGCAATGTCGACTGACCCCGAATCACCGATTACGACTATGATTACTGAAGAGTCTACCGAGTATTCGCCCGATCAGGAAACTACTATTGTCGATTTTAACGAGTCCGAAACCTCTACGAACGAGCAAGTGATTCCTCTCGCGAAAGAGGACCATGTCGTCAGGTGCTTCGAAAAGATTTGCCCCACTACCGCGCAGGACACAA TTATTTTACCGAAGGTATTAGATTTGAAGACACGCAAGAAGCTGCGTCGTTTATGTTGGGAGACGATCTTCGGTCAGGAATTGGCAAAACTCACGGTTATGGATCTG GTGTGGACAGTTGTGATAACGCTCAGCTTGGATTTCTTCAGGGCAGTTTTCGTTCGTTTCATGAACAGTTTCTGGTGCTGGGATCTCGAGAAGCAGTTCCCCCAATACGGTGACTTCAAGATAGCGGAGAATATACTTCACTTGGTGTACAATCAAGGCATGATCTGGATGGGGATGTTCTTCAGTCCTGGTTTGATCGCGTTGAACCTGCTGAAGCTCGGCATCCTCATGTACCTGCGCTCTTGGGCGGTTCTTACTTGCAACGTGCCTCATGAAGTGATCTTTCGCGCCTCAAG GtccaacaatttttatttcgcgctgTTGTTAACGATGCTCTTTCTGTGCGTTCTTCCGGTTGGTTACGCGATCGTTTGGGTGGAGCCGTCTTGGCACTGTGGCCCTTTTTCCGGTTACAAGAAGATTTACCATTTGGCGACGAACCAGCTCACGAATTCCCTTCCGGAGCCAATACAAAG GTGTCTGGATTACGTCGCTTCACCCGGTATTGTGATACCACTAATTGTCCTGATGGCTCTGATTATCTATTATATGGTGTCCCTTACCGGATCTTTGAGAGAAGCCAACGATGACTTAAAG ATACAATTGCGTCACGAACGCACAGAAGAGCGCCGCAAATTGTTCAAAATAGTGAAAAGAAGGGAGGACCTCGCTGACGCCTCGTTTCTAAAATGGAAGAAGATGTTGCCGGCCTTGTCTAAGCGATCGATTCGAGTTAAGCCACCAAAAG GTGAACCGGAAGTTGCTGTACCAAATGAAAATTCGGTCGAAATCCATACGAGGAATCGATCTTCATCAGAAATTGCCGAGTTGACCGATGTCGAAGAGGATATTTTACCCCATGATCATGTGGTCTCACCTCACGCCTTGGAAAGCAATTGTAGGGAGAGGGGAGTGATCAGTGGTCGTGCTGG GATCGCGAGGACTCTCCACGACTCCTGGGAGTCTCAATTCAGCGAGTGCGCCGTGATTCCCGAGATCCGAATAAACGAGGCCGAGGGGAAATCGGAGATCCATCGATCGGTCTCCGAGGAGAATCACGATTCGAGCCACCACACGAAATAA